A window of the Gossypium hirsutum isolate 1008001.06 chromosome A05, Gossypium_hirsutum_v2.1, whole genome shotgun sequence genome harbors these coding sequences:
- the LOC107957134 gene encoding 5'-deoxynucleotidase HDDC2 — MGSGSRIVFPCRAFSLAFLVPSFTSSTQLSLKSFLAHTSLPPTAFSFLRMASSSSSSLTNGNDINPSNDAAAPSPPSASSAIDFLTLCHRLKTTKRAGWVRRDVQNPESIADHMYRMGLMALIASDIPGIDQDKCVKMAIVHDIAEAIVGDITPSDGISKAEKSRREREALDHMCKLLGGGSRAKEIEELWMEYEENTSSEAKIVKDFDKVEMILQALEYENEQGVDLDEFFQSTAGKFQTEVGKAWASEIASRRKQR; from the exons atggggAGTGGGAGCCGAATAGTGTTTCCTTGTAGAGCCTTCTCACTGGCATTCCTAGTCCCTTCTTTCACTTCCTCAACTCAACTCAGCCTCAAATCTTTCCTCGCCCACACCTCTCTTCCCCCCACTGCCTTCTCTTTTCTCCGAATGGCTTCCTCATCATCTTCTTCCCTCACCAACGGTAACGATATCAATCCTTCCAATGACGCTGCTGCCCCTTCTCCCCCCTCCGCTTCCTCTGCCATCGATTTTCTCACTCTCTGTCATCGCCTCaag ACGACGAAACGAGCGGGGTGGGTGCGGAGAGATGTACAGAATCCGGAATCAATAGCTGATCATATGTATCGAATGGGATTAATGGCTTTAATTGCTTCTGATATTCCTGGAATTGATCAAGACAA GTGTGTTAAAATGGCCATTGTTCATGATATCGCTGAAG CCATAGTTGGTGATATTACCCCTTCAGATGGTATTTCTAAGGCTGAGAAGAGTCGAAGAGAGCGTGAAGCCTTAGATCATATGTGCAAATTACTTGGTGGAGGGTCTAGAG CGAAAGAAATAGAGGAATTATGGATGGAATATGAAGAAAATACTTCCTCTGAAGCCAAAATCGTCAAAGACTTTGACAAG GTGGAGATGATACTTCAAGCCTTAGAATATGAGAATG AGCAAGGGGTGGATTTGGATGAGTTTTTCCAGTCAACTGCTG GGAAGTTCCAGACTGAAGTTGGAAAAGCTTGGGCCTCGGAAATAGCATCAAGAAGAAAACAACGTTGA